In Sphingobium sp. B2D3C, a genomic segment contains:
- a CDS encoding nuclear transport factor 2 family protein — translation MSEPGRMILSRRAILLGSAATVLAGCATSRMASAGAGSGAADLTARLADVRAIREIKRLQHVWAHYAQAGQWADMARLFAADGLWTDGAQSVTGRTPIEAHLRSTMGGDSRGLPAGHLNLRLFLSPVITLAPDGQSARGRWHEVAMTGVNGQSAGWAGGIHVIDYVRVSGDAGGMGGWAIARMHYHPQFAGPYDKGWTHVAPSVPMVPFHYTPDQAGNPWGAKRPAPSPRPTGEIAAQADLLVSQGLVQNLQAAFGFYLDRKMDDDIVDLFTEDAFVDIAGTGQFVGHAGVRRALALFGEAGLKTGELNDRPQLMPVVTMDAGGRSATVRNIEIGMTGQHGGETYWSATIQDFTCARGNDGRWRIAALRRVPVMRAAYAQGWQTPLAAGLPGVAAARPDRPSQLADASYPGHQPAPVHFADVLAPAPSFAGTGDAATLLARAAAFDGAENIADAYGYYIDEFRWDDTADLFATDGWKELSYIGTYVGRERVRGSLFGRYGNAGRSAAFMAIHQKTQPYVTVSEDGMRANIRLRLFQFNSAAKGQGSWISGIYENQAVLENGVWRIHGMDLDYVWLADYAGGWAAIVPGASERYRPKPEDVAKNPPDGPLRGVTFAPYPAIAPMGFHFANPVSGRAPETFLHWSDGRRAAATE, via the coding sequence GTGAGCGAGCCGGGGCGCATGATCCTCTCGCGACGCGCGATCCTGCTCGGGAGTGCGGCCACGGTGCTGGCGGGCTGCGCAACGTCACGGATGGCGTCAGCGGGGGCGGGCAGTGGCGCTGCGGACCTGACTGCGCGCCTCGCGGATGTCCGCGCGATCCGCGAGATCAAACGCCTCCAGCATGTCTGGGCGCATTATGCGCAAGCCGGCCAGTGGGCCGACATGGCGCGCCTGTTCGCCGCTGACGGCCTGTGGACCGACGGCGCGCAATCCGTGACGGGCCGCACACCCATCGAGGCGCATCTGCGCAGCACGATGGGCGGCGACAGTCGTGGACTGCCGGCAGGGCATCTCAATCTGCGCCTGTTCCTCAGCCCGGTGATTACCCTCGCGCCCGATGGCCAGTCCGCGCGCGGACGCTGGCATGAGGTGGCGATGACGGGCGTGAACGGCCAGTCGGCTGGCTGGGCCGGCGGCATTCACGTGATCGATTATGTCCGGGTCTCCGGCGACGCTGGCGGCATGGGTGGCTGGGCGATTGCGCGGATGCACTATCACCCGCAATTCGCCGGCCCATATGACAAGGGCTGGACGCATGTCGCGCCCAGCGTGCCGATGGTGCCGTTCCACTATACGCCGGATCAGGCTGGTAATCCTTGGGGCGCCAAGCGTCCCGCGCCGAGCCCGCGGCCGACCGGCGAGATTGCCGCGCAGGCCGATCTGCTGGTCTCCCAAGGGCTGGTGCAGAATCTCCAGGCTGCGTTCGGCTTCTACCTCGACCGCAAGATGGACGACGATATCGTTGATCTGTTCACCGAGGACGCGTTTGTCGACATTGCCGGCACCGGGCAGTTTGTGGGCCATGCCGGCGTCCGCCGTGCGCTCGCGCTGTTCGGCGAGGCCGGTCTGAAGACCGGCGAATTGAACGACCGTCCCCAGCTCATGCCGGTCGTGACGATGGATGCGGGCGGACGTAGCGCCACGGTGCGCAATATCGAGATCGGGATGACCGGTCAGCATGGCGGTGAGACCTACTGGTCTGCGACGATCCAGGATTTCACCTGCGCGCGCGGTAACGATGGCCGCTGGCGCATCGCCGCGCTGCGCCGCGTGCCGGTGATGCGCGCCGCTTATGCGCAAGGCTGGCAGACGCCGCTGGCGGCCGGTTTGCCCGGCGTGGCTGCGGCGCGACCGGACAGGCCCTCGCAACTGGCGGACGCTTCCTATCCCGGTCATCAGCCTGCACCCGTGCACTTTGCCGATGTGCTCGCGCCCGCGCCGTCCTTTGCCGGCACGGGAGACGCGGCGACGCTGCTCGCTCGTGCTGCGGCCTTCGATGGCGCGGAAAACATCGCCGATGCCTATGGCTATTATATCGATGAGTTCCGCTGGGACGACACGGCCGATCTCTTCGCCACCGATGGGTGGAAAGAGCTGTCCTATATCGGCACCTATGTCGGGCGGGAGCGTGTGCGGGGGTCGCTGTTCGGGCGCTATGGCAATGCCGGGCGCTCGGCGGCGTTCATGGCCATCCACCAGAAGACGCAGCCCTATGTGACCGTTTCGGAAGACGGGATGCGCGCCAATATCCGCCTGCGCTTGTTCCAGTTCAACAGCGCCGCCAAGGGGCAGGGGTCGTGGATTTCGGGCATCTACGAGAATCAGGCGGTGCTCGAAAACGGCGTCTGGCGCATTCACGGCATGGATCTCGATTATGTCTGGCTCGCCGATTACGCCGGCGGTTGGGCCGCGATCGTGCCGGGCGCCAGCGAGCGCTATCGCCCCAAGCCCGAGGATGTTGCCAAGAACCCGCCGGATGGCCCGCTGCGCGGCGTCACCTTCGCGCCTTATCCCGCCATCGCCCCGATGGGCTTCCATTTCGCCAATCCGGTGAGCGGCCGCGCTCCCGAGACCTTCCTGCACTGGTCGGACGGCCGCCGCGCCGCCGCCACGGAGTAA
- a CDS encoding ABC transporter substrate-binding protein produces MYGNIQTFEIAPVLLAAKTFYPDAATVKMGGIPNLVGEPIIAGFGEEGVADVATHAETQALRYSVKHPNLRIILQVTEGQYRIVARKSAGIATVADLKGKRVASIPQTSSGYFFHKMLAQAGLSYDDIEVVRTPGPLSEMTKALAERRVDAVIIWEPESENSARALGNDLIEFSGDGVYAEQFNLNSTAENLADPVKRKKIVRFVRAVIDAAAALRKDPAAAQALVVERGGHSVEEVQTAWKHHAFNADYPADLLDIMTEEEQWLAERDKRPARSRAQLATLIDRSVYEEALALEPTT; encoded by the coding sequence GTGTACGGCAATATCCAGACCTTCGAGATCGCGCCCGTGCTCCTGGCGGCCAAGACTTTCTATCCCGATGCTGCCACGGTGAAGATGGGCGGCATTCCCAATCTGGTTGGAGAGCCGATCATTGCCGGCTTCGGCGAGGAAGGCGTGGCGGATGTCGCAACGCATGCCGAAACGCAGGCGCTGCGCTACTCGGTCAAGCATCCCAATCTGCGCATCATCCTGCAGGTGACCGAGGGGCAGTATCGCATTGTTGCGCGGAAATCGGCGGGGATCGCGACCGTGGCCGATCTCAAGGGCAAGCGCGTCGCGTCGATCCCGCAGACGTCCTCGGGCTATTTCTTTCACAAGATGCTGGCCCAGGCTGGCCTGTCCTATGACGATATCGAGGTCGTCCGTACGCCCGGCCCGCTCAGCGAGATGACCAAGGCGCTCGCCGAACGGCGCGTCGATGCCGTGATCATCTGGGAGCCGGAGAGCGAGAACAGCGCGCGCGCCTTGGGTAACGACCTGATCGAGTTCAGCGGCGATGGCGTTTATGCCGAGCAGTTCAACCTCAACAGCACAGCTGAAAATCTCGCCGATCCGGTCAAGCGCAAGAAGATCGTCCGCTTCGTCCGTGCCGTGATCGATGCGGCGGCGGCGCTCCGCAAGGACCCTGCAGCGGCGCAGGCCCTCGTGGTGGAGCGGGGCGGCCATTCGGTGGAGGAAGTGCAGACGGCCTGGAAGCATCACGCCTTCAACGCTGATTATCCTGCCGACCTGCTCGATATCATGACTGAGGAAGAACAGTGGCTGGCAGAGCGTGACAAGCGGCCGGCACGGTCGCGCGCGCAGCTTGCGACGCTGATCGACCGCAGCGTCTACGAAGAGGCGCTGGCGCTGGAGCCGACGACGTGA